The following are from one region of the Littorina saxatilis isolate snail1 linkage group LG2, US_GU_Lsax_2.0, whole genome shotgun sequence genome:
- the LOC138959442 gene encoding uncharacterized protein: protein MAGMMAILGDTVLGKDGKNVPVSKFANPDSIVGLYFSAHWCPPCRGFTPVLAEVYKNIKQKGKKFEVIFISSDRDQKSYAEYYETMPWLTIGFGSEKKSDLAEMYEVGGIPCLVLLKGDSGELITKDGRSKILNEKGGFPWTA from the exons ATGGCTGGAATGATGGCGATTCTCGGAGATACTGTGCTCGGAAAGGATGGCAAAAACGTGCCTGTCAGCAAATTTGCCAATCCCGACTCCATTGTTG GTCTGTACTTCTCCGCCCACTGGTGCCCACCCTGCCGTGGCTTCACGCCGGTGCTGGCAGAAGTCTACAAAAACATCAAGCAGAAAGGCAAGAAATTTGAGGTGATCTTCATCAGCTCCGACCGCGACCAGAAGAGCTATGCCGAATACTACGAAACAATGCCCTGGCTCACCATTGGCTTCGGCTCAGAGAAAAAG TCTGATCTGGCCGAGATGTACGAAGTGGGAGGGATTCCCTGCCTGGTTTTGTTGAAGGGAGACTCAGGGGAGCTAATCACAAAGGACGGCCGCAGCAAGATTCTGAACGAGAAgggtggtttcccttggacagcATAA